TTGGACCCTTCGCTCAGTATTGGTGAAGGTCCCGTCCTTTTCTGCAAATGAAGTGGAGGGAAGAACCACATCGGCCAGGGCCGCCGTCTCGGTCAGGAATATGTCCTGGCAGACCAGGAAATCAAAAGACTGGAGGGCCTCTTTGACGTGATTTATATCCGGATCAGCCAGCATCGGGTTTTCACCCATAATATAGAGGGCCTTAAGCTGGCCGTCTCCGGCTGCATTTATCATCTCGGTCAGGGTTAAGCCCGGCTTAGCTGAGAGCTTCACGCCCCAGGCCTTCTCGAATTTAGTCCGGGCAGCCTCATCAGTCACCTTCTGATAGCCGGGGTAGACATCGGGCAGCCCGCCCATATCACAGGCCCCTTGGACATTATTCTGTCCCCGCAAGGGATTAACACCAGCCGAAGGCTTACCCACGTTGCCGGTCAACATAGCCAGGTTGGCGCAGCAAAGGACATTATCGGTCCCGTGGCTATGCTGGGTAATACCCATCGAATAAATAATGTTGGCCGCATTGGCAGTGGCGTAGATCCTGGCGGCCTCTCTCAGTTCATCCGCTGGGATGCCAGTGATGGACTCGACATACTCAGGCGTATACTTGGCCACTGTCTCAGCCATGGCCTCAAGATTCTCACACCGCTCCCGGATAAAATCTTTATCATGAAGATCTTCGGCAATAATCACATTCATTAGGCCGTTCAACCAGGCCACATCAGTCCCTGGTCTTTGCCTCAGATGCAGATGGGCCCAATCAGCCAACTCAATAGACCTGGGATCAAAGAGCAAGAGCTTGGCCCCCCGGTTAACGGCCTCCTTGATCTTTAAGGCAATAACCGGGTGGTTTTCAGTGGTATTAGAGCCGGTTACCAGGATGCAGTCAGCCCCGGCAATTTCGGCAATGGAATTAGTCATGGCCCCACTGCCAAAGGCCGTGGCCAGACCGGCTACGGTAGAGGCGTGACAAAGCCGGGCACAGTGGTCAACATTGTTGGTGCCCACGGCAGCCCGAATGAATTTCTGAAAGATGTAATTATCTTCATTGGTGCACTTGGCGGAACATAGCCCCCCGATTGAATCCGGCCCATATTTCTCTTTTATCTCGCCTAATCTCTTAGCCACCAGGTCTATGGCCTCATCCCAACTGGCCTCTTGCAGCTTACCGCCTTTTCTGACCAGGGGTATCTTAAGCCTGTCTTCCCGATTGACAAAATCAAGGCCGAATTTCCCCTTCACACAAAGCCGTCCTTGATTGACCGGGGCATCCCAGGCAGGGGTAACCTTGATAATCCGGTTATCTTTGATATTGAGATCAAACTGACACCCGGTGCCGCAGTAAGGGCAAGTGGTCGTCACCTTAGAAAATTCCCACGACTGGCCCTTAAATTTGGCCTCTTTTTCAGTCAAAGCCCCCACTGGACAGACGCTGACACATTGGCCGCAAAAGACACAATTAGACGCCTGCATTGGACGGTCAAAATAGGTGGCAATCCTGGAACCAAAGCCACGATCAGCGAAATCCACCACATGGTTCCCCTGAACCGTCTCGCAAATAACCACACATCGCCCGCAGAGGATACATTTACTGTAATCCCTTTCAATAAAAGGATTGCTTGAATCTATTGGATAGGCATGTCTTTCTCCTTTAAAGCTGGTAGACCTGACGCCCAATTGGTAGGCATAATTCTGAAGCTTACAGTCCCCGTTCTTTTCGCAGGTCAGACAATCTTCCGGATGGTCGGAAAGAAGGAGATCAATAACCGCTCTTCTGGCATTTAAAACCCGCTCACTATCAGTCCTTACCTTCATTCCAGGGCTTACCGGACAGACACAGGAGGCGATTAAAGACCTGGCCCCTTCTACTTCTACTAGACAGATACGACAGGCCCCGGTCGGCAAAAGATGTTTATGATAGCAAAGATGGGGAATCTTGATGCCTAATGATTTCGCGGCCCGAAATATAGTCGTTCCCTCGCCGACTTCT
This is a stretch of genomic DNA from bacterium. It encodes these proteins:
- the fdhF gene encoding formate dehydrogenase subunit alpha; amino-acid sequence: MVELTIDGQTVEVGEGTTIFRAAKSLGIKIPHLCYHKHLLPTGACRICLVEVEGARSLIASCVCPVSPGMKVRTDSERVLNARRAVIDLLLSDHPEDCLTCEKNGDCKLQNYAYQLGVRSTSFKGERHAYPIDSSNPFIERDYSKCILCGRCVVICETVQGNHVVDFADRGFGSRIATYFDRPMQASNCVFCGQCVSVCPVGALTEKEAKFKGQSWEFSKVTTTCPYCGTGCQFDLNIKDNRIIKVTPAWDAPVNQGRLCVKGKFGLDFVNREDRLKIPLVRKGGKLQEASWDEAIDLVAKRLGEIKEKYGPDSIGGLCSAKCTNEDNYIFQKFIRAAVGTNNVDHCARLCHASTVAGLATAFGSGAMTNSIAEIAGADCILVTGSNTTENHPVIALKIKEAVNRGAKLLLFDPRSIELADWAHLHLRQRPGTDVAWLNGLMNVIIAEDLHDKDFIRERCENLEAMAETVAKYTPEYVESITGIPADELREAARIYATANAANIIYSMGITQHSHGTDNVLCCANLAMLTGNVGKPSAGVNPLRGQNNVQGACDMGGLPDVYPGYQKVTDEAARTKFEKAWGVKLSAKPGLTLTEMINAAGDGQLKALYIMGENPMLADPDINHVKEALQSFDFLVCQDIFLTETAALADVVLPSTSFAEKDGTFTNTERRVQLVRKAFPPVGESREDWRIITELARRMGYKMVFHVPDEMPARSAVKTAKGYSIAYHIPALIMREIAKLTPSYGGISHLRLEKEGGLSWPCPTSTHPGTPYLHAERFTRGRGLFSAIEFKEPAELPDEEYPFILTTGRMLYHYHTGSMSRRSKGLDEIVPEGYIEINPADAANLSIEDGQFVKVSSRRGQIDVKAMVTDIPPQGAVFMPFHFAEAAANVLTNPVLDPVAKIPELKVCAVKIEKC